ATTGTTCAGGAAGCCGAGGATCAGCGCACCGATCAGCGTCCCCACGATACGACCTTTACCGCCTGCCAGGCTGGTGCCGCCCAGCACGACCGCGGCGATGGCATCCAGTTCATAGCCTGTACCCGCCGTCGGTTGCGCAGAGGAGAGACGCGCCACTTCGATAATCCCCGCCAGCGAAGCCAGCAGGCCGCACAGGGAGTAGACGATAATTTTGACTTTATTGACGCTGATGCCGGACAGACGCGTCGCCGCTTCGTTACCGCCCAGGGCATAGACATAGCGACCCAGACGGGTGTGATGCAACATGTACCACGCCGCCAGGAAGACCAGACCCATGATCCAGACCGGCGTCGGAATTCCCAGCGGGCGGCCGATACCAAACCAGCCAAACAGATCGGCGTTGTCGGTAAAGCCGGTGTTGACCGGGCTGCCGTTGGTATACACCATCGTCACACCGCGCAGCAGCAGCATCATCACCAGGGTGGCGATA
This DNA window, taken from Leclercia adecarboxylata, encodes the following:
- the rbsC gene encoding ribose ABC transporter permease, with product MTTQAVSGRRYFTKAWLMEQKSLIALLVLIAIVSTMSPNFFTVNNLFNILQQTSVNAIMAVGMTLVILTSGIDLSVGSLLALTGAVAASIVGIEVNALVAVAAALALGAAIGAVTGMIVAKGRVQAFIATLVMMLLLRGVTMVYTNGSPVNTGFTDNADLFGWFGIGRPLGIPTPVWIMGLVFLAAWYMLHHTRLGRYVYALGGNEAATRLSGISVNKVKIIVYSLCGLLASLAGIIEVARLSSAQPTAGTGYELDAIAAVVLGGTSLAGGKGRIVGTLIGALILGFLNNGLNLLGVSSYYQMIVKAVVILLAVLVDNKKQ